One genomic segment of Burkholderia multivorans ATCC BAA-247 includes these proteins:
- a CDS encoding CoA-acylating methylmalonate-semialdehyde dehydrogenase has translation MNANPTPRTGQDVPTVKLLIDGAFVESATNEWRDIVNPATQQVLARVPFATVAEVDAAVQAAHAAYATWKNTPIAARMRIMLKFQDLVRANQQRIAKTLTAEQGKTLPDAEGDIFRGLEVVEHACSIGTLQLGEFAENVAGGVDTYTLRQPLGVCAGITPFNFPAMIPLWMFPMAIVCGNTFVLKPSEQDPMTTMELVELALEAGIPKGVLNVVHGGKEVVDAICSHPLVKAISFVGSTAVGTHVYQLGSQHGKRVQSMMGAKNHAVVLPDANREQAINALVGAAFGAAGQRCMATSVAVLVGAARDWLPDIVEKAKALKVNAGHEPGTDVGPVVSRGAKARILSLIEAGVKEGAKLVLDGRDVKVPGYENGNFIGPTIFSGVTTDMSIYTHEIFGPVLVVMEADTLDDAIALVNANPFGNGVGLFTQSGAAARKFQSEIDIGQVGINIPIPVPVPFFSFTGSRGSKLGDLGPYGKQVVQFYTQTKTVTARWFDDDTTAGPVNTTIRLH, from the coding sequence ATGAACGCGAATCCGACGCCCCGTACGGGGCAAGACGTGCCGACGGTCAAGCTGCTGATCGACGGCGCTTTCGTCGAGTCCGCCACGAACGAGTGGCGCGACATCGTCAACCCGGCCACGCAACAGGTGCTCGCGCGCGTGCCGTTCGCGACCGTCGCCGAAGTCGACGCGGCCGTGCAGGCCGCGCATGCCGCCTATGCGACGTGGAAGAACACGCCGATCGCCGCGCGCATGCGGATCATGCTGAAGTTCCAGGACCTCGTGCGCGCGAACCAGCAGCGCATCGCGAAGACGCTGACCGCCGAGCAGGGCAAGACGCTGCCCGATGCGGAAGGCGACATCTTCCGCGGGCTCGAAGTCGTCGAGCACGCGTGCTCGATCGGCACGCTGCAGCTCGGCGAATTCGCGGAGAACGTCGCCGGCGGCGTCGATACGTACACGCTGCGCCAGCCGCTCGGCGTCTGCGCAGGCATCACGCCGTTCAACTTCCCCGCGATGATTCCGCTCTGGATGTTTCCGATGGCGATCGTCTGCGGCAATACGTTCGTGCTGAAGCCGTCCGAGCAGGACCCGATGACGACGATGGAACTCGTCGAGCTCGCACTCGAGGCCGGCATTCCGAAGGGCGTGCTGAACGTCGTGCATGGCGGCAAGGAGGTCGTCGACGCGATCTGCTCGCATCCGCTCGTGAAGGCGATCTCGTTCGTCGGCTCGACCGCGGTCGGTACGCACGTCTACCAACTCGGCAGCCAGCACGGCAAGCGTGTGCAATCGATGATGGGCGCGAAGAACCACGCGGTCGTGCTGCCCGACGCGAACCGCGAGCAGGCGATCAACGCGCTCGTCGGCGCCGCATTCGGCGCAGCCGGGCAGCGCTGCATGGCGACGTCGGTCGCGGTGCTCGTCGGCGCGGCGCGCGACTGGCTGCCCGACATCGTCGAGAAGGCGAAGGCGCTGAAGGTCAACGCAGGACACGAGCCCGGCACGGACGTCGGCCCGGTCGTCTCGCGCGGCGCAAAGGCGCGCATCCTGTCGCTGATCGAGGCGGGCGTGAAGGAAGGCGCGAAACTCGTGCTCGACGGCCGCGACGTGAAGGTGCCCGGCTACGAGAACGGCAACTTCATCGGCCCGACGATCTTCTCGGGCGTGACGACCGACATGTCGATCTATACGCACGAAATCTTCGGGCCCGTGCTCGTCGTGATGGAGGCCGACACGCTCGACGACGCGATCGCGCTCGTCAACGCGAACCCGTTCGGCAACGGCGTCGGGCTGTTCACGCAGAGCGGCGCGGCCGCACGCAAGTTCCAGAGCGAGATCGACATCGGGCAGGTCGGTATCAACATCCCGATTCCCGTGCCGGTGCCGTTCTTCAGCTTCACGGGTTCGCGCGGCTCGAAGCTCGGCGATCTCGGCCCGTACGGCAAGCAGGTCGTGCAGTTCTACACGCAGACGAAGACCGTCACCGCACGCTGGTTCGACGACGACACGACGGCGGGCCCCGTCAACACGACGATCCGGCTGCATTGA